Genomic window (Pyrus communis chromosome 13, drPyrComm1.1, whole genome shotgun sequence):
CAAGAAACCCCTGAAGAGTATCTCCTCCCACATGGGAGCACACACTGAAACTACTACTGCATACATTGTCATTGCCACTGGATCGCGTGCCATAATTGCTTGCTCAACACTTGATATTGTGACAGGGGTGGAAGGCAAAAGAGGGAGCAGACTAAGGTTGAACTGTGAGAGCCGATTGACCAGGGGAAACATAAGGCATCCAAGAGCAACATCCAACTGCCATGTCCCTTTCAAGCTAAATTTAAACCAATCCGGAGGAAGAGGGCGAAAACGAGATAAGCAGCGACAAATTATCGTAATTCCAACAAGACCTTCAGTTACATCAGTTACCAGGCTAAATAAGGCTTGTCCTCTATTCGTTAATGATTCCCTGCTGAAACCTGCCACGTGAGCTGCAAATGGAACCATCCAAGAACCTATGAAGCAAAAAGCAGCAACCCATAGTAGCATGACCTGCATCATGTATATGTCATATCAACTTTGCCAATAACAAAGGGCAACAGTCTCTTTCTTTATTAAATCCTAATTATTAGACACCTTATcttcataatttttcttttttttattcctcCGTAAAAACTTATCCTTTAAAGTAGACGATGGATGTGACAGCTTGGAATCCATGACTATGGCCTAGTTGCATTCGATTTGAAGTTTTACATTACATAAATGAAACACTCACCTGCAATATGGTCTCTGCTGACCAAGGCACAATCCAACGACTCCCAATTGCTCTAGACACTGCATCTGCAGCCTGAGATATAAAcccccagaaaagaaaaaatgagaaCCTTGATGCTGCCTTGGATATGTTTTCCAGATCAAAGTGATAATAGTGGTTACAGGATATTTCCTGCCACATTTATAACAGTCCATCTTGTGCAAGTGCGTGCATATATCATTTATTTCACTAAATCGGCTAAGCAACAAGGAAATTGGAATCAACATATTCATTTTTTCACTTCAATTTTCTTGACAACCATTGAAGCCTTGATGCTGCCTTGGATATGCTTTCCAGATCAAAGTGATAATAGTGGTCACAGGATATTTCCTGCCACATTTATAACAGTCCATTCTTGTGCATGTTCGTGCATATATCATTTATTTCACTATATCGACTAAGCAACAAGGAAAATGGAATCAACATAATCGTTTTTTCACTTCAATTTTCTTGACAACCATGGACGCATAACTGCAAAGCGAATGTAAGATAATCTGTTGTCCTAATCATACACCCTATTATTAGCTCCAGTCCTTAAGGACATATGTTCCATACAAACAACCTACCCTAGGAGTTTCACTAACAAGGACCACAAGGCAATTTGCTCACCAAAACAAACATACCTGAAGAACTATACAATTTATCCTTGTTTTAGAGATGGCTACTGCAGGTTGTTACTGCCTAAAATTTCCATTAAACAACCATACACTCAAAGTGCATAAACTTCGTCAGTCACCTTAGTATCTTAGGATAATTCAACTGCAAGTGTAAAAGTTAAAGAACTCCTTTTAAGTGATGTGGCGAATATTGCAATAATATTGAACACTACAACCTTGATAGCTTATACTTTGATATAACACTACTACCTTATGTAGATGGATCAACAAGGCAGTTCACCAACACGTCAGAAACTAAACTTCGACCTAACTGGTAAGTCCTAATAATTTCAATAATATTATCGAACGAAATCAACATGTTCTATAAGCTATTCACTATCCAGTTGCTTTACATACCACACGAACAACCCGAGATTCTGAATGAATAAGCAATAACGCAAATATGACTTTGTAAcagaacaaagaaagaaatacgACCTCTCGAAGAGTTACTCCCCAATCCCTTTTAACCACCTTAGAATCATCAAACTCGGACTTGACAACTTCCTCGGGCAGTAAGTGTTCAATACATTCCGATTTCGGTGTATCTGAAGAGAACTCCTCTTGCCTAAAGCATGAAATTCTAGTCCACCTCTGCAGAAAAATAACCCGGATATGTAAACTTCCAAATACAAATTTAACGGCATAACATGGAATTAAAAAAGgtccaaaattttcaatttttcatgcGTTTGTTCTTACAATTACTTCTATGAACAATCGTACAGCTCAATTAAATAGTCAATAGGAAAAAAGTCCAAAGTTTGTCCATTTTTCGTgcattttctcggcaaccaaagaGTGAACAAGGTGTAAACTATCAACACGAAACAGGAAATCCAAAAGTGGTTACCGTATTGGAGGGTCTGGATTGAGATTCGAAGATCCTAAAACTCCGGGAAATTGGATGCAAAGCTCCGGGTCTGGTCGGAAGCCTAGCTCCGGGGGCGGAGGAATGGAGGAAAGGGCGGCGGATAAGGGAGTGAGAGCAAGTGGAGCTCAACATGCTGTGAGCGAGTTCTTCAGAGCTCCGGATACCGTTTGCATATCAGACTGGATTGCGAGGGGGTTTGTTTGTTTGGGGGTTTGAATTTCCGTTTGTTTGGCAGCTGGGATGGAGGAGTTTTGCGTAATCCAATTCCCAGATCCCAGAAAAGAGAGAAGGGGAAAGGGGTTTCTCTCTCTAGGAAAGAATTTGAGGAGAGagacagaaagaaagaaagttaGGAATTTGGTACTGCCCGGCTGGCTGCTGAGCGTGTAATTTATGGGTTTGGGGTGTGTTTGGATACAGGGACAAGAGTGATTTTCCAATTCCCAGAGATTCTGCGGATTGAGGAAATGGGATTTATTACAACTTGTTGGTAATATCTTATTtgttaaaaactttattttgtcgttatctagtactacgatctactaatatttatttttaattgtaagtcagaaattttaagttcaattctcatCGGAATTGAGGAAATGGGATTTATTACAAGTTGTTGGTAATAtcttaaggaaaactaatgaaaactttgagttttaacgataaggacaaaataaagaatgaaatgaatagtaccaagattgacttcttaatgtaaaaatatgttttttcgttaaagtgaacagtaccggaagttttttgttaaagttctaaATATCTTATTGGTTAAAAACTGAGTAGTATTCCTTTtgctaaaataaataaagaactgCATTTTGCCAAcctattcataaaattaaattaaaaaactatctTATAAAAGGAttaaaattatgacaaatttgatAATTGGACTGGATTGGTCTTTTCATTTCCAGACTGGCCGGCAGGATTGCTGGATTGCTAAAAGATAGAGCAGGAAATAAAATATGGGATTAGGAAGAATGAATTTGTGGACTTTTTCTGGTTGCTTTTGCTTACCCTAAGGCAAGGGTGCTTTGATTTGATTTGGGGCCCTTGGCTTGTCTTATCTACTACAATTCCTATTTTTCTTCTGTCAAAACTTTCAAATAAATGGTGTTCTGCTTTCTTGATAAGAGTTTGACTctcgttttttttcttctcttttcagaTGATCTATCGTAGGCCTCATTTGAACCGCAATTGTAGTCCTACGCATTATGAATGAGTTGATAGATAATGAACGGGAGTGTACACCTTCACATTTTCAGTTTCATTACGACTTGGAGATAACCCTGCTCAATACCCTCCAGGATCTTCTAAAGTCCGGGAAAATATTAAGTATGTGCCGTGTGGCTTGAAATCTTGTGGGGCCAATTACAATCCTGCTTCAAATGACAGACTGCACAAATCTGgcaaaattcaataaattttggAACCACTTGGGCCTCAGCAGTACACCCCCAAACAACTTGACATGGACATGAATCTATGAACCACCTCCACCCATGCCTTGTGCCAAGTGAGGAAACATATCTTCCATACCAAGAATCTGAACTtattcacacaaaacaaaagtgcttttggatcTTGACAAAAGCAGGCACAATGGAAGTTTTCCTGCCATCAGAACATGTATCACTGGAGGCTTGCTTACACGATGTAGTTCATGCCCACGTTGATCAAACAAATATGAGGAATGTTTAAAGTAACAGGGGGAGACCGGCAATTCTTGCGTAAGAAAGAGTAGGCAACATCGATAGCACACTTCTTTAAGAACGATGAATTCCATTTCGCCTTCTAAGTATGCGTGACCTATTACATATGCTACCCGGCATGCTTTGCTTCCACCAGTTCCTGGAGCTGTTCCTTTAGAAGGGAGTCCTTGCATTTTGCATCCAGCAATCCATACCGAACCTGCCTCCAGTAGTTGAGCTTTAGCGCTTCTTGCTCATAGGTGGCCTGCAAGTTCTGCAGCACGGGAGACTTGGCGCTGCTCACAATGGCTGCAGAACTTGAACAGCTGCTCTCTCCAAGGCCAGATGTTTGTGCCATAACCAACACCGTGCCAAACTTCCCAGATGTCTTTACAACTGCCATGCAGCGGTCCACAGTGCCTTCAGAGGTTCCGGAACCTTCTGCTTCCATTTGGATGAACTCTGCTATGCTCATCACCACGTCAATTTCAAAGTCGTCACCATTTTTAAAGACCTCTTTGTACCCATTCCGAACCATACAGCGGTTCATCCCATAAGATTTGGGTCCAATACGACCACCAAGATACCTTTCTTTCTGGGGAACATAAGCAACAGGAGCAGTTTTACCGCAAACTAAAACAATCACTTGGTAAAAGGCCAGTAGGTTGGTTAAGAAATGAGTAAATGATTCTGGGACTCCGGTAGACAACTCAGTGTAGATGAGGCCGATTCCAGAGACCCTAACAATGCCAAGACTGGGACCCAGCGTGAGCATCCACTTCATTGAAACCTTGTTATGCAAGTCATACAAATACTTCTTCCGCGTGCCATATTGCCAGTGATACATAACTGCCAAGACGACTGCAGACTTAAACTAGGGGAAGCCATGTACCCTTGAGGATTCTCACATGCAAAGATGAAAGGTAGACGGCTTCAACTGAACCGAAAAgtacacaaaataaaaagggacAGCATGAAACCCTGATGCCAAACAAGGTTGATGACAAGCGATGCCAGCCACGTCATTATGATTGTAACAGCCAAAAATGCAATTCCTGATATTAGAAAAGCAGGATAAGCTttcatttacaaaaataaagaataaacatAACATAGAAATTTACTATTGTTTTGACTATCACTCGAACAAAATTTACTATTATTTTGACTATCACTTGACAAAAATTATGAGTCCTCGTACTTTAGCAATGGAACGTACGTATATGGTTCAGACAGTAACACACTTCTATCATGAATTTATATCTACTTTGCAGACATACTCGTCAATAAGGAGAACAACAGTatcttataatttattatttttgagcAAAGATAACATACCATAAGCATTTGCTATACGAATTGTGTCTCGAAAACCAATTGTGACAGCCAAACTGAGGATCATAAGAAACCAACTCAACTCAGGGATGTATATCTGGCCAGGTATCCATCTCTTTGTATGTACAACCTTGACGCTAGGGAAACATCATCTGGCATTGCATTACTTGACAACTGAGAATGTGGAAGAGATAACAGGTTGACTGGCAACAATGGCGGCCAATGGTGCAACCACAAGTACTGGCCACAATAAGGGAGCTACAGAAAAGACATGAGCATTCTTTAGGACAAATAATAGCAACTCTTAATGGGAGCTGCAAGCTGTAAAGTATGGACGCCGGTGCATC
Coding sequences:
- the LOC137712997 gene encoding uncharacterized protein yields the protein MLSSTCSHSLIRRPFLHSSAPGARLPTRPGALHPISRSFRIFESQSRPSNTRWTRISCFRQEEFSSDTPKSECIEHLLPEEVVKSEFDDSKVVKRDWGVTLREAADAVSRAIGSRWIVPWSAETILQVMLLWVAAFCFIGSWMVPFAAHVAGFSRESLTNRGQALFSLVTDVTEGLVGITIICRCLSRFRPLPPDWFKFSLKGTWQLDVALGCLMFPLVNRLSQFNLSLLPLLPSTPVTISSVEQAIMARDPVAMTMYAVVVSVCAPMWEEILFRGFLLPSLTKYMPVWSAVLVSSVVFALAHWNVQRILPLIFLGVVMGVVFARSRNLLPSMLLHSLWNGFVFLDLMK